TTGGCGGACAGAATTATAGGCGACCCTGCAAAATATGTGCATGCTTGTGATGGTAAGCTGCTGGCTACACTGTTTTATGAACCAAGTACAAGAACCCGTTTCAGTTTCGAGGCAGCCATGCTTAGACTGGGGGGACAGGTCATTGGATTCTCCGAACCCAATTCCAGTTCAGTGGCAAAGGGGGAAAGTATTGCAGATACGGTCAAGACCGTTGCATGCTATGCCGATCTTGCCGTCATGAGGCATCCGAAAGAAGGAGCTCCCAAGGTAGCAGCTCACAGTACGAGCATGCCGGTCATTAATGCCGGGGACGGAGGACATCAGCACCCGACTCAGACTCTTACGGACCTTCTGACAATCCGAAGAACTTTAGGCGGATTTGAGAACATCACAGTAGGCTGCTGCGGAGATCTTAAATTTGGACGAACAGTTCATTCTCTGATCAAGGCACTTTCCCGATATAAAAATGTGAAGTTCATTCTGATTTCTCCGGAGGAATTGAGGATCCCGGACTATGTAAGAAAAGAAATCCTCATAAAGAACGGCATTGAATTTGAAGAGGTGAGAAGCTTGCAGGAAGCCCTGCCGAAGCTGGATGTTCTTTATATGACGAGAGTACAGAAAGAAAGATTCTTCAATGAAGAGGACTATATCCGGTTGAAGGACACTTATATTTTAGACAAAGCAAAGATGAAGCTGGCTAAAGAGAGCATGATCGTACTTCATCCGCTTCCGAGAGTAAATGAGATCGCCGTGGAGGTGGATGAGGATCCGAGAGCCATGTATTTTGTTCAGGCGAAGAACGGTATGTTTGTCAGAATGGCTCTTATCATGAGTCTTCTTGGAATAGAAGGTTAGGAGGGATTTAAATGTTAGTAAACAGTATAGAAAAAGGAATTGTAATTGATCATATCACGGCCGGTCTCGGTGCCAAGATTTTAGAATATCTTGATATCGACCTGAATACGAATACCGTTGCATTTATCATGAATGCATGCAGCAAGAAGCACGGTAAAAAGGATATTGTCAAGATTCAAAATGTAACCGATGTAAATCTGGATGTTCTTGGATTGATTGAGCCAAATGCTACGGTAAATGTCATAGAAAATGGTGAGATCGTTAAAAAGATTACACTGCAAGTGCCTGAAACGGTGACAAATGTTATAAAGTGTAAAAACCCAAGGTGCGTGACCTCTGTAGAGACCAATGCACCACATATCTTCCACTTGATTGATGCCGAAAACAGAGAGTACCGATGCGAATACTGCGATGAAATCGTATCCATGAAGGGAGCTTATTAATTCATGAGAATTCTGATCAAGAATGGGATGCTTATTGATCCGGATCTTGGACTGGAAGCCGTAGGAAATCTTTACATCGAAAACGGAAAAATAGTTTGCATGAAAACAGAAGCAGGAATTTCAGGTGTGATGCCTATATGGGGCGAAGAGCCTTTTGAAACCGATTCAGTCACACAGATAGAGGCTGCGGGGAAATGGGTGGTGCCGGGATTGATCGATCTTCACGTCCATTTCCGAGAGCCGGGTCAGGAATATAAAGAAGATATTTTTACAGGCTGTAAAGCTGCTGCAAAGGGCGGCTTTACCACGGTGTGCTGTATGCCGAACACCAGACCGGTCATAGACAGCCCAGAGGTCGTAAAATATATTGATGAAAAAGCCAAGCGTGCAAACGGGGTACATGTTTTGTCCGTGGGCAGTATTACCGAGGGCCAGAGAGGCAAAAATCTGGCTGACATTCACGGAATGTGTCAGACCCAAACACGGTGCAGGGAATTGACCGGAAAGGGAATCTGTGCCATCAGTGAAGACGGGCGTTCTGTGATGAATGCGGGGATGATGCTCCGGGGAATATGGGAAGGCAGAAAGAATGGATTAATCGCCTTTTCTCATACGGAGGACGACAGCTTGGCAGGAACCGGAATCGGTGAAGCGCTGATTGTGGCCAGAGATATCATGCTGGCAAAAGAAGCGGACAGCCCCATTCACCTTTGTCATATCAGTACGGCGGGAAGCCTGGAAATCATCAGAAAAGCAAAGGCCGAAGGAATACCGGTTACAGCCGAAACCGGACCCCATTACTTTGTTTTGGACAAGAGCTGTGCGGGTAATGACGGAAACAAGAAAATGAATCCGCCGCTGCGAACCAAAGAGGATGTAGCTGCCGTTAAAAGAGCCTTGCAGGATGGAACGCTGGATGTTATCGCCACCGATCATGCTCCTCACAGCAGAGAAGAAAAGGAATGCGGTTATGAGAAGGCGTTAAACGGCGTAGTCGGATTGGAAACGTCTTTTGCAGTAAGCTATACCTTTCTTGTACGAACCGGAGTATTGACTCCTTTGGAGCTGATTGATAAAATGAGCTGTAAACCAGCTGAAATATTGGGGCTGGACAGAGGAATTCTTGCGGCAGGCAAAACGGCAGATATTGCCATTATAGACATAGAGAAATGCTTTCAGATCAAGGGGGAGGACTTTGTTTCCAAAGGAAAAAACTCGGCTTTTCTGGGCATGAAGGTCTATGGAGAAATCTTGTATACAATAATAGACGGCAGGATCGTTTATGCGGCTGAATAGCCGCATAAGCTTTAAGAGCAGGCGAAGCTGTGGAATGGAAGAGGATGGAGGTATGAGATGATCGATACATTACTCAAAAAAATAGATGCGATGAAAAATCCTACGGTGGTAGGGCTGGATCCTACCCTGGAGATGATTCCGGAACCTTTGCAGGCAGAAATGTTTGAGAAATACGGGAAAACACCTGATGCAGTAGGCAGCATGTTTATAAAATTCAATAAAGAAATCATAGATAGTGTGGCAGATATCGTACCTGCGGTAAAACCTCAGATCGCTATGTATGAAAAGTATGGAGTGGAAGGAATCAGAGCCTATCTGGAAACCATAGAATACGCCAGGGAAAAAGGAATGACAGTCATTGGCGACATAAAGAGAGGGGATATTTCCTCTACTGCGGCAGCTTATGCGGCGCATATCGAAGGGACGGAGATCGCAGGGGAAGAATTTGATTTATGGAAAGAGGACTGGATTACCATCAATCCATATCTGGGAATAGATGGAATTCAGCCTTTTATCGACGCATGCAATAAGAAAGACAAAGGAGTGTTCGTGCTGGTCAAGACGAGCAACCCTTCCAGCAGTCAGATTCAGGACATTGTGGTGAAGGATAAGACTATCTATGAAATGGTAGCAGAGCTGGTGAAGGAATGGGGAACACAGTCCATGGGAACCATGGGCTACAGCAGAATTGGAGCAGTCGTAGGTGCGACCCATAAGGAGCAGGGAGCGCATTTGAGAAAAATCATGCCCCATACCTTTTTCTTAGTACCGGGATACGGTGCTCAAGGGGGAACCGGAGCCGATTTAAAAGGCTTTTTTGACAAAGATGGAAGAGGGTGCATCGTGAATTCTTCCAGAGGAATCACAGCAGCCTATAAGAAAAATAATAAATATGGTGAACGTGCGGGAGAAGCTGCACGGGCTGCGGCACTTGCCATGAAGGCAGACCTGCAGTATTAGGAGTAGTTATGAAAAAAGTAGTATGGGGAAACATTCTATGCAATGATCCGATTGCAAAGGATGTTTATAAAATGCAGATTCAAAGTTCGGAGATGGGACCTGTTAAAGCGGGGCAGTTTGTGAATATTTATCTGGAGGATAAAAGCATGCTGCTCCCCAGACCCCTCAGTATTTGTGATGCAGAGGAAGACAGCATAACAATTGTCTACAGAATCGCAGGAAAAGGAACAAGGGAACTTTCAGCGTATCAGGCGATGAATCAAATCAGAGTAAGTACACCGCTTGGAAACGGATATTTTATCGAAGGCACTGCCCTTGGCGGACAGATCGATGATTACAGCGGCAAAACAGTCGTTGTAGCAGGGGGAGGTATTGGTGTGCCTCCTATGGTACTTTTGGCCAGAAGGTTGAAAGAAAAGGGAGCGGAGGTTCTTGCTGCCGTAGGGTTTCAGGAAGAGCCGTTTCTAATAGAAGAATTAAAACAATATTGCAGGGAGGTACATGTAGCGACGGATAGAGGAACATGTGGATTTCATGGCAATGCAGTGCAGATGATAAAAGAAAAAAGGATTGATGCAGACGAATACTTTTCCTGCGGACCGAAAGTCATGCTGAAAGCCTTAAGTGATTTCTGCACAGAAAAAAGGATTCACTGCCAAGTTTCTCTGGAAGAAAGAATGGGCTGCGGGTATGGGGCCTGTGTGGGATGCACCTGTAAAATCAAAGTGAAAACCAATCAAGGTATGGAAATACAGCAAAAAGGTGTCTGCAAGCATGGACCTGTATTTTTCGGGGAGGAGGTAGTTTGGGATGAATAATCTGAAAGAAATGGAAAGAGAATTGGATTTAAGTGTTGACTTTGCCGGTGTCCTGCTGAAAAACCCTATAACGACAGCTTCCGGAACCTTTTCAGCCAGAGAGAGCGGAGAATTTTATGATATCAGTGAGCTTGGAGCCGTTATTACAAAAGGGGTTGCCAGTGAACCGTGGAGCGGAAATCCCACTCCACGGATCGCAGAGGTATACGGCGGCATGCTGAATGCTGTAGGTCTTCAAAATCCCGGGGTGGAAGCCTTTATAAAGGAAGAACTTCCGTATTTAAAACAGACTGGCACCCCTGTTATAGCCAATGTGGCGGGAAGAACCGTAGAGGAATACTGTTCTGTGGCAGAGCGGCTGAGCGAAACAGAGGTCGCCATGATGGAGATTAATATTTCCTGCCCCAATGTAAAAGAGGGCGGTATCGGATTCGGTACGGATCCTAAGATGGCAGCAGCCGTAACGAAGGCCGTGAAGAAAGTGAGTCGGAAGCCTGTTATTATTAAGCTGACGCCAAATGTAACAGATATTGCAGAAATTGCAAGGGCGGTTGAAGCGGAAGGAGCAGACGGCATTTCTCTGATCAATACCCTGTTGGGCATGAAAATAGATGTTCAGCGAAAAAAACCGGTATTGGCAAATATCATGGGCGGTTTTTCGGGACCGGCGGTAAAACCAGTAGCGGTGAGAATGGTCTATCAAGTCAGAAGAGCGGTTCAAGTACCGATTATCGGACTTGGCGGAATTATGACCGGTGAAGATGCGGCAGAATTTATTATGGCCGGAGCAGATGCTGTTTCCGTGGGGACGGCGGCTCTGGTGAATCCGACGGCGCCGGTCGATATTCTGCGGGAATTAAAGCAATATATGAGGGAGCAAGGGTTTAAAACAATAGGAGAAATCCATGAGGCATTTATGAAATAGAGAAAGCGGGTGAAATTTTCACCCGCTTTCTCTATAATAGGAAGTGGTACAGCCATTTTTGATAATAAAATCAAGCTTTTGTACGAAATACCAGATGCTTCATGGCATCCCCGTCAAAGGGAAAAAGCGGATATAAATAAGAAGTCCCGGCAAGGGTTTTTGTTGCCCCAATAGAAATAAAATCAACAGCTGTAGCTATTAAGGCACCGAATATGGCACAAATGGAAACAGCGTTGCCGCCAAGTAAACTCATGGCTATAGACGTTGCCCCGATATGCGCTCCGAGTTGAATGCCGATCAGGATGAACATTCGCATAAATTTGATAGCGTATCCCAGTTCAATGCTGGGCTGTGTAAAGCTGGCAAGGGCAACTACGGCCATACAGAGTATGGTCTGAGGAATGAACCAGCCGGATGAAACGGCGAATTCTCCCAATATTAACGCCCCTATGACCGAAAGAGACATGCCGAGGGAATCGGGCGTGTTCAAAGACGCCAGCTTTAGTGCGTCTATGGCAAATTCCAAAAGAATGAACTGCCAAAATAAAGAGATGGCAAAATCCCCTCTGGGAATGAAAAACTTCAGGGCGTCATATACAGGCAAATAGTTTTGGGCAAACAGGAGGTAAAGCGGGGTGATAAATATGATCCCTATAAAATCAATCGTCCTCAGTAAGCGAAAGTAATTGCCTGTTATTGCCGGAAAATAATAATCGTCGACATCCTGTAAAAAGTCAAAAATACCGGTAGGCAATAAAATAACAGTAGGGGTAGTATCCACTACGATTGCAATTTTTCCTTCGGTCAGATGAGCGGCGACCACGTCGGGACGCTGGGTATACCGTACTTTAGGGTAGGGATTCAGCCAACCGAGAAAACTTTTCTGCTTTGGATCATCCAGAAGATGCTCCGCAATGGTCTGGTCTCCCACGGATAAGGCATCGATAGAGATGGTCTTTAGTTTATCTGAGATTTTTTGAACCAGTGCATCGTCTGCCTTTCCCTTCACATAGGCAAGGCTGATATCCGTTTGAGTGGTTTTTCCTACCGTATGCGATTTAAAAATGAGATTCGGGTCGCGGATTCTACGGCGGATTAAAGCAATATTGGTCATAAAGGATTCCGTAAAACCGTCTTTAGCTCCGCGCAGACTTTTTTCCTTAGATGGTTCTTCGACGCCCCTGTCCGGATAGAATCTGGCATCAATGATGATTGCCTCACTAAAGCCTTCTACGGCTAGGGCGATTAATCCGGAAAAAATAAATTTCAAGACCTTATCCATCTTTGATTCCGCCTGAGCGTTTAAATAAGGCAGGTTTGTTTCTATAAATTCTTTCGTATCTGTTATACTTCCGGCATGGCTCGTATCCACACGAAATAAGTATGACATGACTAGCGGCATGGATTGACCGGTTACCAGGCCATCCACATAAAACATCACAGCTTTTTTATCGCCAATCTGAATATCTCTGGCCAACATATCAAAGCTTTCGCCCACGGGCAGAGCACCTTTCAGGGTTTCTGCCCAATAATTATTTACCTGCATAAAAAATCCCTCCTGTTCATGAATAGTGTTCCTTTTTTTGCAAAAAGAATGCATCAACTAAAGGGAGGGTCGTGCTATTTTTTATTCATACTATCGTGAGATACCGTTTGATTAAATATGGTATCAAAGACCTGCTCCGGAAAATACCCAATGGAATTATTCTGGTTGCTGGCAGAAGATAAAATGGACACATTTCCATGAGCCAGCTTTAAAAGGCGGCTGATGGGTCCATATTTTGCCGAGGTATTCTGAATTTTGCTGTAAGAAGCGGTTATGGTTCTTTTATCAAAAACGCCGGTGGTGACAGAAAGCTTGTCCTCATATAATTTTAAGCCTTTAGTGGTATAGGAAAGAATACCGCACAAGAGAAAACCCAGAAAAAGAATCAATCCAATCCACCACTTATAAAAGAAAGAAAATCCTGCCAGAAAAAGGATTCCCCAGAATCCCCACTTGATTAAAATCGGTATCATGGCTGTCTTAGGGGACTTTTCTTCTTTTTCTTCCAGAACAAACTGTGGAGCAATTTGATGAATGATGGATTGCAGAACATCAGGCTTGACCAGAAGACAGAATATCGGTGATTGATTCTGTGATGAATCCCCGCCCATTCCTACATTAAGGATCTCTCCATAACAGAGGTTAAATAATCTTGCTTGAAAAGGTTGTCTGATAATCAATGCATTCGTTTTATCTAGGGGGAGCGTAAATTGTTTTCTAGTGAAAAGGCCATAGGAGACAATGACTTTATCCCCGTTTTTTTCCAAAATAAAATTGTGATATAAGAGAAAGGCGGTAAGGCTTTTATATATAAAAGGTATCACTGCGAGAAAGAGAGAAAGAACAGCAGGAAAAAATACCGGATGAGTCTTTTCTCCGGAGGTAAAGTATGCACAGACTGCTGCAGCCGCAATAGCTATGGCATAGACTCCGCCGAGAAATGAAAAGCTCAGCACACAATGCCGGAGTACTTCTTTAAACGGGAAGCTGATAATTTGCTCTGAATTCTTTTCCATGCCGTATGAATGGGAGGAAGCGGATTCGGACGGTATTTCATTAAAGGTAATGCCGTTGTCTAAATACGAAAGGATATAGTCCCTAAAAGCAAAAGCTGTTTGATCTTCAAAGATTAAGCTAAAATCCGTTTTATTGGCCGTTACAGAAGAATTAATATCTAATTGAAGCGTATAGACATCAAATATCTTTTCAAAAATATTCTGCTGCAGATTTACAGTGGAAATACTGGAGAGCTTCACCGTTGTTTTGCTTTGTGAAAGCTGATTCCGCTCTACAATTAAAGTGTCTCCTTCAATATATATTTTAGTTTTCCACCACCTCAGCAGGTTAAAGACAAAGAAAATCATGATGATGGCAAAAATAGCAATCAGGCCCAATAATACCGATTGTGACGGAAGGGACTGCATTCGTATGTCTTTTAAGGCATCCAGAAACTGAAAAACGAACATCGCTATGATATACCAGATAGTCTTAAAGGTTTTCATGATAACAGAGATGAAGTGACATCGGACTTTAGGCATGCGTATCACTCCTTTGCTCCTTTACGATTGCAGCAATCCGAATCCCCAGACTTTCCGCAATTTCTTCGGCAACTTGATTTTCAAGAAAACGTATGGTGATATGCCCTCCGGCGGTTGTAGCTACCACCTCGCTGAGACCGTATAATCGGTCTATGGGACCTCTTCCGATTTCAATTTGATGAATCCGTTCTATGGGCGCCATTGTTTTGCTAATGAACCAAAGCCCTTCAATTACTACCAGTCTGTCTTCATCAATGTAATATTTGTATCTTTTGTATCGGATGATCGGTGCAACTAAAATTTCTAAAATGCAGAGCAGGATAATAGCTGCAAATAAAATATCTACCCATGCAGGCAGCAATATATGGCTGAAATAACAGAGTGCTCTGGCGATACCCAAAATAGACAACAATATTGCTGTCCGGATTACTGATGAAAGCCTCATGCACCCTTTTGCTTTTTTATTTAATGCTTTGTATTCTAATTCCATGGTGTTTACTCCTTTTATTCAGTATATCATAAATGTACCGGGGGAAATAGATTCAAAGGTACATAACAAAAAATTAATCTTTTCCATTGAAGCATTTCAGTTTTTATGTAATAGCCCCTGCCTGCGGTGCATATTACAGTATAAGCAGATATTATAATTATAAATGAAGGAGGTTATAGATGTTATAATGGAAAACAATCTAACTCTTGGAATGACTGCACCCGCCTTTTCCGCAAATTCTACTTTTGGCCCGTTAAGTTTATCCGATTATAAAGGACATTGGCTTGTTTTTTTCAGCCATCCCGGAGATTTCACACCGGTCTGCACATCAGAATTTGTAGCATTTGCTCAGGTAAATGATCAGTTTGAAAGAATAAATACAAAACTGCTGGGGTTAAGCATAGACAGCAATCCGTCTCACTTGGCCTGGGTAAATTCCATCTATGAAATTTCGGGAATTCAAATACCGTTTCCGATTGTAGTTGACCGCATTGGAGATATTGCCCGTGAATACGGCATGATCGCGCCGGATGTAAGTACTCAGACCACGGTCAGAAGTGTATTCATCATTGATCCGGATCAGAAGATAAGAGCGATATTGACTTATCCTATGACCAACGGCAGGAACATACCTGAAATATTCAGACTGGTGACAGCTCTTCAAATGACGGATGCGGAGCATGTGCTGACGCCGGCAAACTGGAAACCGGGCAATCCTGTTCTGGTGCCGCCGCCGGATACCTATGAAGAATTATTGGAGAGGCAAATGAATGCCGAGGCATTAGGCCTGATCTGCAATGATTGGTATTGGTGCTTTAAACAACCGGGGAATGAAGAGGAAGAGGCATAAAGCAGAAGGAAAATAAAAATAGAAAGAGAAAAAGAGGAAACCTTTTTAAAAGAGCTTCCTTTTTTTATGGCTTTTAACGGAATGCAAAAATAAATGCAGTTTGCATTCAACCAAATAAAAATTTTTGAAACTTTTTGCCCGGCTGTACCGTTATAATAGTGTAAGGAGGGCGGAGAACAGAATGTCGACATTAAAAAATGAAGTTTATGAAGCCTTAATTGAATTTATTGAAAAAAACCAGAATAATATTTACCGGCTTGCTTACAGTTACGTAAAAAGTCAGGATACGGCGCTGGATATGGTTCAGGAATCCATTTACAAAGCAATAAAGGCTTATGAGAAAATAGAAGATCCGAGCAGTGTAAAGCCGTGGTTCTATAAAATACTGGTGAACACTTGTCTGGATGAATTGAGAAGGAGCAATCGTATGATTGCCACTGCACCGGAGGAACTGCCGGAGGAAGCAGAGGACAGCTTATCCAGCAGAGCGGATTACATGGTTTTATATAAAGCCCTTGAAAGCTTGGACACCGAAACCAAAACCGTTATTGTACTGCGCTATTTTGAAGACATGAAACTGATAGAAATAGCAAAGATACTGGAAGAAAACATTAATTCTGTGAAAAGCAGGCTTTACAGGGGATTGCGTTTATTGAAATTTCAAATGAGAGAGGGGGATTTTAGTGATGCTGAATGATAAAGAATTTTTAAATCTTAAGAAAAATTATGAGGATGTGGAAATTCCTGAAGACCTGGAACAAATTGTGCAGCAAACCATAGACCGTGCGGAAACGGAATTATTGCAGGAAAAAACAGAGAGAGAAAAGAAGCAAAGAGGTAGAAAGATGAAAAGACGAGTGGGAAGTGCAGCAGCAGCAGTAGTAATTATAGTGGGATCCTTTGGATTAGGGGTGAATACAAGTAAGGCATTTGCGGATACCGTTTCAGATATTCCTGTTTTGAGCAGCTTGGCAAAGGTATTTACCATCGAACAGGTTCATGAGGAAACCGATTATTACGTAGCGGATATGAAAATTCCGGGGATTGAAGGCTTAAAGGATAAAAAGCTTCAACAGCAAATTAATGAGCTGGTTCACAAGCAAGTAACGACAGCAGTAAATGAAACCAAAAAGTCGACAGAAGCGGATAAAAAGGCTTATTTGGCCACCGGAGGGAAAGAGGAAGATTATATGCATCCTGAAATAAGCGTGGATTATGACGTGAAATGCCTGAATGATAAGATCTTGTCCTTCTCCGTATATAAAACACAGACTATGGCAAGTGCTTATTTTGATATGTTTTATTACAATTATGATTTAACGACCGGAAAGCCTATCACTTTAAAAGGTTTGCTGGGCAAGGATTATAAGGAAATTGCCAATAAGCAGATTAAAGAACAAATCGCAGAACGGGAAAAAGAGCCGGGCAGTATGTATTGGGATACGTGTGAGGGCATGGAAGATGAAGCTTTTAAAACCATTGCAGATGACCAGCAGTTTTATGTAAATAAAGCGGGAAATCCGGTGATTGTCTTTAATAAATACGAAATCGCACCGGGCTATATGGGCATACAGGAATTTGAAATTCAAAAATAATTTATAAGGATTTTATAGTGTTGTATCTGCTCCTTTTTTGGTATAATGAATAAAACAGATATTGAAACATCCCTGGTGAAAAATGAAGGAGACAAATATGGGCTATAAGAAACAGTTTATGGAGTTTATGGTGAGATCGGGCGTATTGACTTTCGGCGATTTCACAACCAAAAGCGGAAGAAAGACACCGTATTTTGTAAATACCGGAAATTATAAGACCGGTGCACAGGCAGACAAGCTGGGGCACTTTTATGCCAGCTGCATAGCGGAAAATATGAAAAACGGCAATATAGATCAAGGTGTTGCGGCACTATTCGGACCGGCTTACAAGGGCATTCCCATTTCGGTGGCTACGGCGATTGCCATGTCCAGAGATTTTAGCAGAGATATGAATTACTGCTTCAACCGAAAAGAGGAGAAGGATCATGGAGAAGGCGGAAAGATGGTGGGATATAAGCTTCAAGACGGTGATTCGGTTTTGATAGTCGAAGATGTTATCACTGCCGGAACGGCTGTCAGAGAAACACTGCCCCAACTAATGGCAGCAGCCAAGGTAAAGGTCGAAGGTCTGATTATCTCTGTAGACCGCATGGAGAGAGGCCAGGGAGAGAAGACGGCTATTCAGGAAATTGAGGAAGAATTCGGTATCAAGACCTATCCTCTGGTGACTGTCAGAGAGATCATTGATACCATGTATAACGTGGAAATAGATGGGAAGATCGTTATCAATGATGAAATGAAGGAACGAATGGAAGGATACTTGGCTCAATATTGTGTCCTGTAGTTCATCCAGTATAAAATACCCCCTTTGTTAGATTAAAAACCTGACAAAGGGGGTTTTATGCTCTATTCGGACTTAACAGCAGCCTGCAGTACGGTGTTAGCCACCTTTCCGGCAACCTTGCTCCCGCTGCCGCCTTCTTCTACCAGAACAATAAATGCGTAAGGGTGATCCGGATCTTGAAGGAAACCGGTGAACCAGGCGTTGTCTTCATCGGTATGATCACTTTGGGCTGTTCCGGATTTGGCGCAGATCGTAAGTCCGGGAAAATT
This region of Aminipila luticellarii genomic DNA includes:
- the pyrB gene encoding aspartate carbamoyltransferase yields the protein MLKGRNLLEPMDFSLSELEEVFDLADRIIGDPAKYVHACDGKLLATLFYEPSTRTRFSFEAAMLRLGGQVIGFSEPNSSSVAKGESIADTVKTVACYADLAVMRHPKEGAPKVAAHSTSMPVINAGDGGHQHPTQTLTDLLTIRRTLGGFENITVGCCGDLKFGRTVHSLIKALSRYKNVKFILISPEELRIPDYVRKEILIKNGIEFEEVRSLQEALPKLDVLYMTRVQKERFFNEEDYIRLKDTYILDKAKMKLAKESMIVLHPLPRVNEIAVEVDEDPRAMYFVQAKNGMFVRMALIMSLLGIEG
- a CDS encoding aspartate carbamoyltransferase regulatory subunit, translating into MLVNSIEKGIVIDHITAGLGAKILEYLDIDLNTNTVAFIMNACSKKHGKKDIVKIQNVTDVNLDVLGLIEPNATVNVIENGEIVKKITLQVPETVTNVIKCKNPRCVTSVETNAPHIFHLIDAENREYRCEYCDEIVSMKGAY
- a CDS encoding dihydroorotase is translated as MRILIKNGMLIDPDLGLEAVGNLYIENGKIVCMKTEAGISGVMPIWGEEPFETDSVTQIEAAGKWVVPGLIDLHVHFREPGQEYKEDIFTGCKAAAKGGFTTVCCMPNTRPVIDSPEVVKYIDEKAKRANGVHVLSVGSITEGQRGKNLADIHGMCQTQTRCRELTGKGICAISEDGRSVMNAGMMLRGIWEGRKNGLIAFSHTEDDSLAGTGIGEALIVARDIMLAKEADSPIHLCHISTAGSLEIIRKAKAEGIPVTAETGPHYFVLDKSCAGNDGNKKMNPPLRTKEDVAAVKRALQDGTLDVIATDHAPHSREEKECGYEKALNGVVGLETSFAVSYTFLVRTGVLTPLELIDKMSCKPAEILGLDRGILAAGKTADIAIIDIEKCFQIKGEDFVSKGKNSAFLGMKVYGEILYTIIDGRIVYAAE
- the pyrF gene encoding orotidine-5'-phosphate decarboxylase, which produces MIDTLLKKIDAMKNPTVVGLDPTLEMIPEPLQAEMFEKYGKTPDAVGSMFIKFNKEIIDSVADIVPAVKPQIAMYEKYGVEGIRAYLETIEYAREKGMTVIGDIKRGDISSTAAAYAAHIEGTEIAGEEFDLWKEDWITINPYLGIDGIQPFIDACNKKDKGVFVLVKTSNPSSSQIQDIVVKDKTIYEMVAELVKEWGTQSMGTMGYSRIGAVVGATHKEQGAHLRKIMPHTFFLVPGYGAQGGTGADLKGFFDKDGRGCIVNSSRGITAAYKKNNKYGERAGEAARAAALAMKADLQY
- a CDS encoding dihydroorotate dehydrogenase electron transfer subunit; this translates as MKKVVWGNILCNDPIAKDVYKMQIQSSEMGPVKAGQFVNIYLEDKSMLLPRPLSICDAEEDSITIVYRIAGKGTRELSAYQAMNQIRVSTPLGNGYFIEGTALGGQIDDYSGKTVVVAGGGIGVPPMVLLARRLKEKGAEVLAAVGFQEEPFLIEELKQYCREVHVATDRGTCGFHGNAVQMIKEKRIDADEYFSCGPKVMLKALSDFCTEKRIHCQVSLEERMGCGYGACVGCTCKIKVKTNQGMEIQQKGVCKHGPVFFGEEVVWDE
- a CDS encoding dihydroorotate dehydrogenase; translation: MNNLKEMERELDLSVDFAGVLLKNPITTASGTFSARESGEFYDISELGAVITKGVASEPWSGNPTPRIAEVYGGMLNAVGLQNPGVEAFIKEELPYLKQTGTPVIANVAGRTVEEYCSVAERLSETEVAMMEINISCPNVKEGGIGFGTDPKMAAAVTKAVKKVSRKPVIIKLTPNVTDIAEIARAVEAEGADGISLINTLLGMKIDVQRKKPVLANIMGGFSGPAVKPVAVRMVYQVRRAVQVPIIGLGGIMTGEDAAEFIMAGADAVSVGTAALVNPTAPVDILRELKQYMREQGFKTIGEIHEAFMK
- a CDS encoding spore germination protein → MQVNNYWAETLKGALPVGESFDMLARDIQIGDKKAVMFYVDGLVTGQSMPLVMSYLFRVDTSHAGSITDTKEFIETNLPYLNAQAESKMDKVLKFIFSGLIALAVEGFSEAIIIDARFYPDRGVEEPSKEKSLRGAKDGFTESFMTNIALIRRRIRDPNLIFKSHTVGKTTQTDISLAYVKGKADDALVQKISDKLKTISIDALSVGDQTIAEHLLDDPKQKSFLGWLNPYPKVRYTQRPDVVAAHLTEGKIAIVVDTTPTVILLPTGIFDFLQDVDDYYFPAITGNYFRLLRTIDFIGIIFITPLYLLFAQNYLPVYDALKFFIPRGDFAISLFWQFILLEFAIDALKLASLNTPDSLGMSLSVIGALILGEFAVSSGWFIPQTILCMAVVALASFTQPSIELGYAIKFMRMFILIGIQLGAHIGATSIAMSLLGGNAVSICAIFGALIATAVDFISIGATKTLAGTSYLYPLFPFDGDAMKHLVFRTKA
- a CDS encoding PH domain-containing protein, whose amino-acid sequence is MPKVRCHFISVIMKTFKTIWYIIAMFVFQFLDALKDIRMQSLPSQSVLLGLIAIFAIIMIFFVFNLLRWWKTKIYIEGDTLIVERNQLSQSKTTVKLSSISTVNLQQNIFEKIFDVYTLQLDINSSVTANKTDFSLIFEDQTAFAFRDYILSYLDNGITFNEIPSESASSHSYGMEKNSEQIISFPFKEVLRHCVLSFSFLGGVYAIAIAAAAVCAYFTSGEKTHPVFFPAVLSLFLAVIPFIYKSLTAFLLYHNFILEKNGDKVIVSYGLFTRKQFTLPLDKTNALIIRQPFQARLFNLCYGEILNVGMGGDSSQNQSPIFCLLVKPDVLQSIIHQIAPQFVLEEKEEKSPKTAMIPILIKWGFWGILFLAGFSFFYKWWIGLILFLGFLLCGILSYTTKGLKLYEDKLSVTTGVFDKRTITASYSKIQNTSAKYGPISRLLKLAHGNVSILSSASNQNNSIGYFPEQVFDTIFNQTVSHDSMNKK
- a CDS encoding PH domain-containing protein, producing MELEYKALNKKAKGCMRLSSVIRTAILLSILGIARALCYFSHILLPAWVDILFAAIILLCILEILVAPIIRYKRYKYYIDEDRLVVIEGLWFISKTMAPIERIHQIEIGRGPIDRLYGLSEVVATTAGGHITIRFLENQVAEEIAESLGIRIAAIVKEQRSDTHA
- a CDS encoding peroxiredoxin; the encoded protein is MENNLTLGMTAPAFSANSTFGPLSLSDYKGHWLVFFSHPGDFTPVCTSEFVAFAQVNDQFERINTKLLGLSIDSNPSHLAWVNSIYEISGIQIPFPIVVDRIGDIAREYGMIAPDVSTQTTVRSVFIIDPDQKIRAILTYPMTNGRNIPEIFRLVTALQMTDAEHVLTPANWKPGNPVLVPPPDTYEELLERQMNAEALGLICNDWYWCFKQPGNEEEEA